From a single Oscarella lobularis chromosome 20, ooOscLobu1.1, whole genome shotgun sequence genomic region:
- the LOC136199194 gene encoding CUB and sushi domain-containing protein 3-like — protein MQFSTTMFSFAVVVVTVVVAIVVETTTAYDGCIPQPELGRIYGGIRQPALPWMALLDMKGPPDSDNSCGGTVIEKNWILTAAHCMISVNFTAVTADIGAYHRDILNAENREQPISPERVQADAVFVHPHYVKKTLRNDIALVHLNRPVDSSRTTLRYATLEREYADATSGIVLGWGKTEAGSESDVLRCASVDFVSLDSCNSSRSYDGAIADAMICAGGDGGDTCGGDSGGPLVVRHVRDGVEQWLQVGVVSFGSDMGCGQKNYPGVHTRVTSHVDWIERILYSSICPDEGYPKHGYVVQGRHNPYYVEGDHVEYGCLPGFHLMGPATRQCLSTGTLDGILPTCLQERPDTFCDDPRVPPNGYRIGDNFGVERVVRFSCMHGFELVGAPEVKCLPGGKWSESTPECTRIESCPPLSKLNKGFIFGQNYSVGLSVHYRCYQGYRLVGKGKRTCLRGGKWSGSEPVCEANCPDMPRLKNGKVISGPFKVSYVCNAGYGRSGPMHSYCKKGRWVPSGPVCRPVYCGDPGQAENATRQVSGSFLYNDRVLYTCDSCYSLPNGEKSMGRVCQADRTWSGGQPNCKQSHCSVRLPNSLQTVNGLKITCGTTVRFTCQVGYELRGPSSMRCGDGGKWSGNMPHCLAKSECGNLDDCPSDDVEPVCGSDGNVYESECHFNVTRCVSGKTMYVVESGKACNQQSAEDECDDYCRAQNKTKNIDCFDTDYALTANVTYANYTSRSVYVSPIKTFTLNQTIKFDGDRMLKFRRRQEDNGCLCPNVTEGNAYFIAGKMKRGKLILTSKSVVLPLAEDSHKDSIEKILMQCNGFRN, from the exons atgcAGTTCTCCACGACGATGTTTTCCTTtgcggtcgtcgtcgttaccgtcgtcgtcgccatcgtcgtcgagacgacgacggcgtacgACGGCTGCATACCCCAACCGGAATTAGGACGAATCTACGGCGGAATACGACAGCCGGCTCTACCGTGGATGGCCCTACTCGACATGAAAGGACCTCCAGATTCCGATAATTCGTGCGGCGGTACGGTGATCGAAAAGAATTGGATTCTGACGGCGGCCCATTGCATGATCTCCGTCAATTTCACCGCCGTCACCGCCGACATCGGCGCCTATCATCGCGACATACTGAACGCGGAGAATCGCGAGCAGCCGATCAGTCCCGAACGCGTGCAAGCggacgccgtcttcgttcaCCCGCACTACGTTAAGAAGACGCTGCGCAACGACATAGCGCTCGTTCACCTGAATCGACCCGTCGATTCGAGCCGAACGACGCTGCGCTACGCGACGCTCGAACGCGAGTacgccgacgcgacgtcggGGATCGTTCTCGGTTGGGGCAAGACCGAAGCGGGGAGCGAATCGGACGTGCTTCGCTGCgcgagcgtcgatttcgtctcgctcgactcgtgcaattcgtcgcgatcgtACGACGGGgcgatcgccgacgcgatGATCtgcgccggcggcgacggcggcgacacgTGCGGCGGCGATTCCGGCGGGCCGCTCGTCGTGCGACACGTGCGCGACGGCGTGGAGCAGTGGCTTCaagtcggcgtcgtctcgttcggCTCCGACATGGGATGCGGTCAGAAAAACTACCCGGGCGTTCACACGAGAGTAACGTCGCACGTCGATTGGATCGAACGGATCCTTTATT CGTCGATTTGCCCCGATGAAGGGTATCCCAAGCACGGCTACGTCGTGCAGGGTCGTCACAATCCCTACTACGTCGAAGGCGACCACGTCGAATACGGTTGTCTACCCGGGTTTCATTTGATGGGACCGGCAACGAGACAGTGTCTCAGCACGGGAACGCTCGACGGCATATTACCGACGTGCCTCCAAG AACGACCCGACACGTTTTGCGACGATCCGCGCGTCCCCCCCAACGGCTATCGCATCGGGGACAatttcggcgtcgaacgcgtcgttCGCTTCAGCTGCATGCACGGTTTCGAGCTCGTCGGCGCTCCCGAAGTCAAGTGTCTACCCGGCGGAAAGTGGTCCGAATCGACACCAGAATGCACTC GCATCGAGTCGTGTCCGCCGTTGTCGAAATTGAACAAGGGGTTCATATTCGGGCAGAACTATTCGGTCGGACTGTCGGTTCATTATCGTTGCTATCAGGGATATCGGCTCGTGGGAAAGGGGAAGCGAACTTGCTTACGTGGTGGGAAGTGGTCGGGAAGCGAGCCCGTCTGCGAAG CAAATTGCCCCGATATGCCGAGACTGAAGAACGGGAAAGTCATATCGGGTCCGTTTAAAGTGAGCTACGTCTGCAACGCGGGATACGGGCGAAGCGGACCGATGCACAGCTATTGTAAAAAGGGACGATGGGTGCCGTCAGGACCAGTGTGCAGAC CCGTCTACTGCGGGGACCCCGGTCAGGCGGAGAACGCCACGCGACAAGTCTCCGGCTCCTTCCTCTACAACGATCGAGTCCTGTACACGTGTGACTCGTGCTACTCGCTGCCGAACGGGGAAAAGTCGATGGGTCGCGTGTGCCAAGCGGATCGAACGTGGTCCGGCGGCCAACCGAACTGCAAAC AGTCGCATTGTTCGGTTCGTCTGCCCAATTCGCTGCAGACCGTCAACGGGCTCAAGATAACGTGCGGAACGACGGTGAGGTTTACGTGCCAGGTGGGCTACGAGTTGCGCGGTCCGAGTTCGATGCGATGCGGAGACGGGGGGAAGTGGTCCGGCAACATGCCGCACTGCC TTGCGAAATCGGAGTGCGGAAACTTGGACGATTGtccgagcgacgacgtcgaaccggTTTGCGGtagcgacggcaacgtgtACGAAAGCGAGTGCCACTTCAACGTGACGCGATGCGTATCGGGCAAGACGATGTACGTCGTGGAGAGCGGCAAAGCGTGCAATCAACAATCGGCGGAAGACGAGTGCGACGACTATTGTCGGGCGCagaacaaaacgaaaaacatcGACTGCTTCGATACGGACTACG CTCTAACGGCAAATGTGACCTATGCGAATTACACGAGCCGGAGTGTCTACGTCAGCCCCATCAAGACTTTTACGCTGAATCAAACGATTAAATTTGATGGCGACAGGATGTTGaagtttcgtcgacggcaagaGGACAACGGTTGTCTCTGTCCGAATGTGACGGAGGGCAACGCGTACTTCATCGCCGGAAAAATGAAGCGGGGAAAACTAATCCTAACGTCGAAATCGGTTGTACTGCCTTTGGCGGAAGACAGTCACAAGGATTCGATAGAGAAAATACTGATGCAGTGCAACGGTTTTCGGAACTGA
- the LOC136199198 gene encoding mirror-image polydactyly gene 1 protein-like encodes MASVKRDRRVKFDETEEKPRGDRDEVIDALSELSRADSATSIDQCGETILRAIERAKGRRDAKNEQDVHLQLERAVLERDRALAQVDRLSRDNRELRTHLQRLEEENSSLDPFRMQCMQTQLETVALERDVLHDQNIQLQEELENLRTIYSLHKSLSQEKELKNQFSTSMDDFEQCLRKRESEVMLAQEENRLLAARVEQIKMERNEIATNYDELQRGYKKLAEQNRMLNRYIERQGII; translated from the exons ATGGCCAGCGTAAAACGCGACCGAAGAgtcaaattcgacgagacggaAGAGAAGCCCAGGGGGGATAGGGATGAG GTCATCGATGCTCTGTCTGAACTAAGTCGTGCTGACTCGGCTACGAGCATCGATCAATGCGGAGAAACTATACTGCGTGCTATTGAACGAGCGAAGGGCAGACGGGATGCTAAGAACGAGCAGGATGTGCACCTGCAGCTCGAACGTGCCGTTTTGGAGCGGGATCGAGCTCTTGCTCAG GTTGACAGATTGTCGAGAGACAATAGAGAGCTCAGGACTCATCTGCAGcgtcttgaagaagaaaattcttcgcTAGATCCCTTCAGAATGCAATGCATGCAG ACTCAACTAGAGACGGTGGCGCTGGAGCGTGACGTCCTCCACGATCAAAATATTCAACTGCAAGAAGAGCTGGAAAATCTAAGGACAATATACAG TTTGCACAAATCGCTGTCTCAAGAAAAGGAGCTCAAGAACCAATTCTCGACATCAATGGACGATTTCGAGCAGTGCCTCCGAAAACGCGAAAGCGAAGTGATGCTCGCTCAGGAAGAGAACCGCCTATTGGCCGCGCGAGTGGAACAGATCAAAATGGAGCGAAACGAAATTGCGACGAACTACGACGAACTGCAAAGAGGCTACAAAAAACTCGCCGAACAAAATCGAATGCTGAATCGCTACATCGAAAGACAGGGAATTATTTAG
- the LOC136199195 gene encoding uncharacterized protein isoform X2: MAFRTFSALKRCRRTLSSESIRPGFLGTVGNTPLIRLEKISQSTGCDILVKAEFLNPGGSVKDRAALFLIKDAERQGILRSGGTVVEGTAGNTGIGLAHMCNSLGYACVIYMPDTQSQEKIDILHSLGAEVRPVPAVPFDNPDNYNHQARRFAESLPNAVWTNQFDNTANRQAHVETTGPEIWNQTEGKVDAVVFGTGTGGTLAGVGSYLKSKRSDIRVVLADPQGSVLYNWFHTGEFKRSDGSSITEGIGQGRLTQNLKGTQLDDALLVKDADAIEMTFRLLFEEGFCVGASSGLNVSAAVQLATKLGPGHTIVTCLCDGGQRYQARLFNKKWIESKGLLSSIPEAYRNALS; encoded by the exons ATGGCTTTCCGAACCTTCTCTGCGTTGAAGCGCTGCAGAAGGACGTTAAGC AGTGAATCTATTCGCCCTGGCTTCCTCGGAACAGTGGGAAA CACGCCACTGATTCGACTGGAGAAAATAAGCCAGTCGACCG GATGCGACATACTCGTGAAAGCAGAGTTCCTAAATCCTGGCGGTTCGGTCAAAGATCGCGCCGCTTTGTTTCTAATCAAAGACGCTGAACGTCaag GAATCCTTCGGTCTGGCGGAACAGTTGTAGAGGGAACAGCTGGAAACACTG GAATTGGTTTGGCTCACATGTGCAATTCTTTGGGCTATGCTTGTGTCATATATATGCCCGATACTCAGTCGCAG GAGAAGATTGACATTCTTCATAGCCTTGGAGCGGAAGTGAGACCCGTGCCGGCGGTGCCGTTTGACAATCCGGACAATTATAATCACCAG GCTCGGCGATTTGCTGAATCACTACCCAATGCCGTTTGGACAAATCAG TTCGACAACACGGCCAATAGACAGGCACACGTCGAAACAACAGGCCCAGAAATATGGAATCAGACAG AAGGCAAGGTTGACGCGGTAGTATTTGGTACTGGCACTGGAGGCACATTAGCTG GAGTTGGGTCCTATCTTAAGTCGAAACGATCTGACATCAGGGTAGTTCTCGCCGATCCTCAAGGCAGCGTTCTCTACAATTGGTTTCACACGGGAGAGTTTAAACGAAGCGACGGTTCGTCGATAACCGAAG GTATTGGTCAAGGTAGATTAACGCAGAATCTCAAAGGGACCCAACTTGACGACGCTCTGCTAGTCAAAGACGCCGACGCTATCGAAATG ACGTTTCGGTTATTGTTTGAGGAAGGCTTTTGCGTGGGGGCCTCATCGGGACTGAACGTCTCAGCCGCCGTTCAG TTAGCGACGAAACTCGGTCCAGGACACACGATCGTAACTTGCCTTTGCGACGGAGGACAG cGCTATCAGGCTCGTCTGTTCAACAAGAAGTGGATCGAATCAAAAG GGCTGCTGTCTTCTATACCTGAAGCTTACAGAAATGCTCTATCCTAA
- the LOC136199195 gene encoding uncharacterized protein isoform X1 has translation MAFRTFSALKRCRRTLSSESIRPGFLGTVGNTPLIRLEKISQSTGCDILVKAEFLNPGGSVKDRAALFLIKDAERQGILRSGGTVVEGTAGNTGIGLAHMCNSLGYACVIYMPDTQSQEKIDILHSLGAEVRPVPAVPFDNPDNYNHQARRFAESLPNAVWTNQFDNTANRQAHVETTGPEIWNQTEGKVDAVVFGTGTGGTLAGVGSYLKSKRSDIRVVLADPQGSVLYNWFHTGEFKRSDGSSITEGIGQGRLTQNLKGTQLDDALLVKDADAIEMTFRLLFEEGFCVGASSGLNVSAAVQLATKLGPGHTIVTCLCDGGQRYQARLFNKKWIESKGAHKEKKTFYANLFILRAAVFYT, from the exons ATGGCTTTCCGAACCTTCTCTGCGTTGAAGCGCTGCAGAAGGACGTTAAGC AGTGAATCTATTCGCCCTGGCTTCCTCGGAACAGTGGGAAA CACGCCACTGATTCGACTGGAGAAAATAAGCCAGTCGACCG GATGCGACATACTCGTGAAAGCAGAGTTCCTAAATCCTGGCGGTTCGGTCAAAGATCGCGCCGCTTTGTTTCTAATCAAAGACGCTGAACGTCaag GAATCCTTCGGTCTGGCGGAACAGTTGTAGAGGGAACAGCTGGAAACACTG GAATTGGTTTGGCTCACATGTGCAATTCTTTGGGCTATGCTTGTGTCATATATATGCCCGATACTCAGTCGCAG GAGAAGATTGACATTCTTCATAGCCTTGGAGCGGAAGTGAGACCCGTGCCGGCGGTGCCGTTTGACAATCCGGACAATTATAATCACCAG GCTCGGCGATTTGCTGAATCACTACCCAATGCCGTTTGGACAAATCAG TTCGACAACACGGCCAATAGACAGGCACACGTCGAAACAACAGGCCCAGAAATATGGAATCAGACAG AAGGCAAGGTTGACGCGGTAGTATTTGGTACTGGCACTGGAGGCACATTAGCTG GAGTTGGGTCCTATCTTAAGTCGAAACGATCTGACATCAGGGTAGTTCTCGCCGATCCTCAAGGCAGCGTTCTCTACAATTGGTTTCACACGGGAGAGTTTAAACGAAGCGACGGTTCGTCGATAACCGAAG GTATTGGTCAAGGTAGATTAACGCAGAATCTCAAAGGGACCCAACTTGACGACGCTCTGCTAGTCAAAGACGCCGACGCTATCGAAATG ACGTTTCGGTTATTGTTTGAGGAAGGCTTTTGCGTGGGGGCCTCATCGGGACTGAACGTCTCAGCCGCCGTTCAG TTAGCGACGAAACTCGGTCCAGGACACACGATCGTAACTTGCCTTTGCGACGGAGGACAG cGCTATCAGGCTCGTCTGTTCAACAAGAAGTGGATCGAATCAAAAGGTGCgcacaaagagaaaaagacttTTTACGCTAATTTGTTTATTCTTAGGGCTGCTGTCTTCTATACCTGA
- the LOC136199325 gene encoding uncharacterized protein isoform X2: protein MHLCMPYSLPTLHSPITAMAVDSLFHVAVIVVVSSLVDGAPTCEPITGASACTDNGITQTYLPNDFGETTVSAAATALSSNFDNAALSDSCSSDLGLFACLLYFPDCRLNNATGENVVRRPCRDFCERVQAACVDLTAVHSVSCDAFSAWDPANPTACYDPFHLVVINEVNANNPGEDNSEYVELWDYGMGSTPLGEFVVVLGNDDGFGELVYAVVALTGAQTHPNGYFVIGRTSIGDFTPDAPISFLRQPASVSLHRGSAADFPVNSDLTAIDLVDALVYHSQTPSLSLVNIFYPGQDSLIDSSSEIGSLSRCVSFSPLIPSAYLFVLPTPGARNNCSQRHLQTKITVHGKSLYNCCADDSLVVFCAFNINNMNADDGYCKIRNVQSSGLIPFSLETASCSLSPEALVTVQPFLKHCSTRISSDECEVFLVSSLINNSTSELDVSASCDGDSVIGFTVGFDCSGTIEFPCLTKRPWKFVARSTSGSRIIVDIVSNQCGNSSACPDKIEINGDTAILDAPNDSETYHLFVRPASGVIHVEDEFTVELFYNDDLKVTIEVALLLQDSADFYRAFTVVPEDGIYWVINEFGNV, encoded by the exons ATGCATCTATGCATGCCTTACAGTCTACCAACGCTCCACTCTCCAATCACCGCAATGGCCGTCGACTCCCTCTttcacgtcgccgtcattgtcgtcgtttcctcttTAGTCGACGGGGCTCCAACGTGTGAGCCAATCACTGGCGCGTCGGCGTGCACAGACAACGGCATAACCCAAACCTATTTGCCGAACGATTTTGGCGAGACGACCGTCTCGGCCGCGGCAACGGCACTGTCGTCAAACTTCGACAACGCCGCACTTTCCGACTCCTGTTCGTCCGATTTGGGTCTGTTCGCTTGTTTACTTTACTTTCCCGACTGTCGTCTGAACAACGCGACGGGCGAGAACGTCGTGCGACGACCGTGTCGAGATTTCTGCGAGCGCGTTCAGGCCGCCTGCGTCGACCTGACCGCTGTTCACAGCGTCTCTTGCGACGCGTTTTCCGCGTGGGATCCGGCCAATCCGACGGCGTGCTACGATCCGTTTCACCTTGTCGTCATCAATGAAGTGAACGCCAATAATCCCGGCGAGGACAATAGCGAGTACGTCGAACTGTGGGACTACGGAATGGGATCGACGCCACTAGGAGAATTTGTCGTTGTTTTGGGCAACGATGATGGATTTGGAGAGCTTGTATACGCGGTTGTCGCTTTGACAGGAGCCCAAACACACCCCAATGGCTACTTTGTCATAGGCCGGACTTCTATTGGAGACTTTACACCGGATGCACCAATTAGCTTTTTGCGACAACCTGCCTCCGTTTCGCTCCATAGAGGCTCTGCTGCCGA TTTTCCTGTTAATTCTGATTTGACGGCAATTGATCTCGTCGATGCTCTTGTCTATCACTCTCAAACACCCAGTTTAAGTCttgtaaatattttctatcCAGGACAAGACTCTTTGATTGATTCAAGCAGTGAAATTGGCTCACTTAGTCGCTGTGTCAGCTTTAGCCCGCTCATACCTTCTGCCTACCTGTTTGTATTGCCGACACCGGGAGCCCGGAACAACTGCTCCCAGAGACACCTTCAAACGAAAATCACAGTTCATGGAAAAAGTCTTTATAATTGTTGTGCCGACGActctctcgtcgttttctgtgCTTTCAA TATAAACAATATGAACGCTGACGATGGTTACTGCAAAATTCGAAACGTTCAAAGCTCGGGCCTCATTCCTTTCAGCTT AGAAACTGCCTCTTGCTCATTAAGCCCCGAAGCTTTGGTAACTGTTCAACCGTTTCTCAAGCA CTGTAGCACGCGTATTTCGTCAGACGAGTGCGAGGTCTTTCTCGTGAGCAGCCTTATAAACAACTCGACTTCAGAACTAGACGTTAGCGCAAGTTGTGATGGCGACAGCGTTATTGGTTTCACTGTTG GTTTTGATTGCTCTGGAACAATCGAGTTTCCATGTCTAACTAAGAGACCTTGGAAATTTGTAGCACGTTCAACATCAGGATCACGTATAATTGTTGATATTGTTTCGAATCAATGCGGGAATTCTTCTGCGTGCCCGGACAAAATCGAAATCAACGGAGATACGGCTATTC TTGATGCCCCAAACGATTCGGAGACGTACCATTTGTTCGTTCGGCCGGCTTCTGGCGTTATTCATGTTGAGGACGAGTTCACAGTCGAACTGTTCTATAACGACGACTTGAAAGTTACAATTGAAGTTGCTCTGCTGCTGCAGGATTCGGCCGATTTTTACCGAGCTTTTACTGTCGTTCCTGAAGATGGAATATATTGGGTGATAAACGAGTTTGGCAACGTGTGA
- the LOC136199325 gene encoding uncharacterized protein isoform X1 yields MHLCMPYSLPTLHSPITAMAVDSLFHVAVIVVVSSLVDGAPTCEPITGASACTDNGITQTYLPNDFGETTVSAAATALSSNFDNAALSDSCSSDLGLFACLLYFPDCRLNNATGENVVRRPCRDFCERVQAACVDLTAVHSVSCDAFSAWDPANPTACYDPFHLVVINEVNANNPGEDNSEYVELWDYGMGSTPLGEFVVVLGNDDGFGELVYAVVALTGAQTHPNGYFVIGRTSIGDFTPDAPISFLRQPASVSLHRGSAADFPVNSDLTAIDLVDALVYHSQTPSLSLVNIFYPGQDSLIDSSSEIGSLSRCVSFSPLIPSAYLFVLPTPGARNNCSQRHLQTKITVHGKSLYNCCADDSLVVFCAFNINNMNADDGYCKIRNVQSSGLIPFSLETASCSLSPEALVTVQPFLKQNILADNCSIASIERERATLISGNEEEIQYSFVERTSAQNEPNCSTRISSDECEVFLVSSLINNSTSELDVSASCDGDSVIGFTVGFDCSGTIEFPCLTKRPWKFVARSTSGSRIIVDIVSNQCGNSSACPDKIEINGDTAILDAPNDSETYHLFVRPASGVIHVEDEFTVELFYNDDLKVTIEVALLLQDSADFYRAFTVVPEDGIYWVINEFGNV; encoded by the exons ATGCATCTATGCATGCCTTACAGTCTACCAACGCTCCACTCTCCAATCACCGCAATGGCCGTCGACTCCCTCTttcacgtcgccgtcattgtcgtcgtttcctcttTAGTCGACGGGGCTCCAACGTGTGAGCCAATCACTGGCGCGTCGGCGTGCACAGACAACGGCATAACCCAAACCTATTTGCCGAACGATTTTGGCGAGACGACCGTCTCGGCCGCGGCAACGGCACTGTCGTCAAACTTCGACAACGCCGCACTTTCCGACTCCTGTTCGTCCGATTTGGGTCTGTTCGCTTGTTTACTTTACTTTCCCGACTGTCGTCTGAACAACGCGACGGGCGAGAACGTCGTGCGACGACCGTGTCGAGATTTCTGCGAGCGCGTTCAGGCCGCCTGCGTCGACCTGACCGCTGTTCACAGCGTCTCTTGCGACGCGTTTTCCGCGTGGGATCCGGCCAATCCGACGGCGTGCTACGATCCGTTTCACCTTGTCGTCATCAATGAAGTGAACGCCAATAATCCCGGCGAGGACAATAGCGAGTACGTCGAACTGTGGGACTACGGAATGGGATCGACGCCACTAGGAGAATTTGTCGTTGTTTTGGGCAACGATGATGGATTTGGAGAGCTTGTATACGCGGTTGTCGCTTTGACAGGAGCCCAAACACACCCCAATGGCTACTTTGTCATAGGCCGGACTTCTATTGGAGACTTTACACCGGATGCACCAATTAGCTTTTTGCGACAACCTGCCTCCGTTTCGCTCCATAGAGGCTCTGCTGCCGA TTTTCCTGTTAATTCTGATTTGACGGCAATTGATCTCGTCGATGCTCTTGTCTATCACTCTCAAACACCCAGTTTAAGTCttgtaaatattttctatcCAGGACAAGACTCTTTGATTGATTCAAGCAGTGAAATTGGCTCACTTAGTCGCTGTGTCAGCTTTAGCCCGCTCATACCTTCTGCCTACCTGTTTGTATTGCCGACACCGGGAGCCCGGAACAACTGCTCCCAGAGACACCTTCAAACGAAAATCACAGTTCATGGAAAAAGTCTTTATAATTGTTGTGCCGACGActctctcgtcgttttctgtgCTTTCAA TATAAACAATATGAACGCTGACGATGGTTACTGCAAAATTCGAAACGTTCAAAGCTCGGGCCTCATTCCTTTCAGCTT AGAAACTGCCTCTTGCTCATTAAGCCCCGAAGCTTTGGTAACTGTTCAACCGTTTCTCAAGCA GAATATTCTGGCGGACAACTGTTCCATTGCCAGCatagaaagagaacgcgCTACACTAAT TTCGgggaacgaagaagaaattcagtACAGTTTTGTTGAGCGTACCAGTGCGCAAAACGAGCCCAA CTGTAGCACGCGTATTTCGTCAGACGAGTGCGAGGTCTTTCTCGTGAGCAGCCTTATAAACAACTCGACTTCAGAACTAGACGTTAGCGCAAGTTGTGATGGCGACAGCGTTATTGGTTTCACTGTTG GTTTTGATTGCTCTGGAACAATCGAGTTTCCATGTCTAACTAAGAGACCTTGGAAATTTGTAGCACGTTCAACATCAGGATCACGTATAATTGTTGATATTGTTTCGAATCAATGCGGGAATTCTTCTGCGTGCCCGGACAAAATCGAAATCAACGGAGATACGGCTATTC TTGATGCCCCAAACGATTCGGAGACGTACCATTTGTTCGTTCGGCCGGCTTCTGGCGTTATTCATGTTGAGGACGAGTTCACAGTCGAACTGTTCTATAACGACGACTTGAAAGTTACAATTGAAGTTGCTCTGCTGCTGCAGGATTCGGCCGATTTTTACCGAGCTTTTACTGTCGTTCCTGAAGATGGAATATATTGGGTGATAAACGAGTTTGGCAACGTGTGA
- the LOC136199274 gene encoding uncharacterized protein, which produces MLTNVFLLLQTAAVVLAYDQFGGNYTLPPCRESLCLKPCANLNKDLAYIRVWIDKWPFTLADKEISAGIVVEPRIELSDLVCSIQAVATYDFGKNVTYDYQFHWCKEHYTVPPHVNCPAHKPQMYGHTFAVEQIFDYFLLPIKEGRAIAKFISSTGNVLACIDVLLRHPKEQI; this is translated from the exons ATGCTGAcaaacgtctttcttcttttacaGACTGCCGCTGTCGTGCTTGCTTATGACCAATTTGGGGGAAATTACACACTACCCCCTTGTCGCGAGAGTCTCTGCCTAAAGCCTTGTG CCAATTTAAACAAAGATCTAGCCTACATTCGGGTGTGGATAGACAAATGGCCGTTCACACTCGCAGACAAAGAAATTTCAGCaggcatcgtcgtcgaacctA GAATAGAACTAAGCGACCTAGTTTGCTCTATACAAGCTGTGGCAACGTATGATTTTGGGAAGAACGTCACGTATGATTATCAGTTTCATTGGTGCAAAGAGCATTATACCGTGCCACCGCACGTCAACTGTCCAGCACACA AGCCTCAAATGTACGGCCATACATTCGCTGTCGAGCAGATCTTCGactattttcttttgcctATT aaagAAGGACGTGCTATAGCAAAATTTATCAGCTCAACTGGTAACGTTCTTGCGTGCATTGATGTCTTATTGAGGCATCCAAAGGAACAGATTTGA